In the Eremothecium cymbalariae DBVPG#7215 chromosome 7, complete sequence genome, one interval contains:
- the NNF1 gene encoding MIND complex subunit NNF1 (similar to Ashbya gossypii ABR150C), which yields MTADHRIRFKRLNQVCDKALSQSIAKLQNWDKLSSCYPSYISTREGYNNLKTCQTQVCEFWSQLCKQEFQAIFEERNAQAKLDELDDLMLKAKLRSKSSNDDNLNRIKVEELSPEQLILGNIESCKWMSVKKLDDRAKTLESMNSELKDELSRLNEAIKNELDDLENIYNRYMGNDIGGRTSELRQGMENMLLETRENQ from the coding sequence ATGACTGCAGATCATAGAATCAGGTTCAAGAGATTGAACCAAGTTTGTGATAAGGCATTATCGCAATCTATTGCAAAATTGCAAAATTGGGATAAGTTATCAAGTTGTTATCCAAGTTACATTTCTACCAGAGAAGGTTATAACAATCTAAAAACGTGTCAAACTCAGGTGTGTGAGTTTTGGTCCCAACTATGCAAGCAAGAATTTCAAGctatatttgaagaacgTAACGCCCAAGCGAAGTTAGACGAGTTAGATGACTTGATGTTGAAAGCAAAATTAAGATCAAAGTCTTCAAACGACGACAACTTGAATCGTATAAAGGTTGAAGAACTTTCACCGGAACAACTTATCTTAGGGAACATTGAGAGTTGCAAATGGATGTCAGTGAAGAAATTGGATGATCGTGCCAAGACTTTAGAAAGTATGAATTCAGAATTAAAAGACGAATTAAGCCGACTCAATGAGGCAATAAAGAACGAGCTGGATGACTTAGAGAATATCTACAACAGATACATGGGTAACGATATTGGTGGTAGAACATCCGAGCTACGACAAGGTATGGAAAACATGCTATTGGAAACGCGGGAGAACCAATAA
- the PXP2 gene encoding Pxp2p (similar to Ashbya gossypii ABR151W): protein MKGYLPAPMGQVLNVSNLLHLSSQYKSVTKAGLAPRLDTLWYLVAAATFTSCNEPKEIPKLYHFALLQEASKARATLSDEDIARQVISLFEKEERIRREVFSRWYQEPTSGQLLITKRFREAILRTSALSGLPKAINSLRELAQETPENLLPFQPTISSDETDSHKLFKNVHRDIDMSTQEVVDRGMALWNRIYGKVSNKVINNLNNSYPDLWYHTMAHIYGPLLSEAGTLDPQELSMIIIASLVPQDVNAQLWGHLKGASNLGCDREVIDVVRDLSITISRLCNVNWKMGITKL, encoded by the coding sequence ATGAAGGGATATTTACCTGCACCAATGGGCCAAGTTTTGAATGTTTCCAACTTGCTGCACCTATCATCGCAGTACAAGTCTGTAACCAAAGCAGGTCTCGCCCCACGTTTGGATACACTTTGGTACTTGGTAGCAGCTGCTACATTTACTTCTTGCAATGAACCTAAGGAAATTCCTAAGTTATACCACTTTGCATTGCTGCAAGAGGCTAGTAAAGCTCGGGCTACTTTGtcagatgaagatattgctAGACAAGTTATTTCtttgtttgaaaaagagGAAAGGATAAGAAGAGAAGTGTTCAGTAGGTGGTACCAGGAGCCAACCTCAGGCCAACTGCTTATCACAAAAAGGTTTAGAGAAGCTATTTTAAGGACGAGCGCATTGAGTGGGCTACCAAAAGCTATAAATAGTCTTCGAGAATTGGCACAAGAGACCCCTGAAAACCTATTACCTTTCCAGCCAACAATATCAAGCGATGAAACCGATTCTCAcaaattgttcaaaaatGTTCATAGAGATATTGATATGTCTACCCAAGAGGTTGTAGACCGAGGTATGGCTCTTTGGAATCGTATCTATGGCAAAGTCTCAAATAAAGTCATTAACAATCTAAACAACAGTTATCCTGACCTTTGGTATCATACCATGGCCCATATATATGGACCACTTCTTTCAGAGGCAGGAACTCTTGATCCACAAGAATTGAGTATGATAATTATTGCGAGCCTTGTACCCCAGGACGTTAATGCTCAATTATGGGGACATTTAAAAGGTGCATCCAACCTAGGTTGTGATCGTGAGGTGATTGATGTGGTGAGAGATTTAAGTATCACCATATCAAGATTATGTAATGTTAACTGGAAAATGGGAATCACAAAATTATGA
- the YMR1 gene encoding phosphatidylinositol-3-phosphatase YMR1 (similar to Ashbya gossypii ABR152C), giving the protein MEYIKVAKVNNVILHKKGVSIEGTLHLTTHHLIFTSGSISREFWVSYPTIGTVFKNKGSAIISKHKHDLDGSTKPLYRGKDIWGFANVKIVGKDYTVFSLDFPIESTAQDVFDSILHLTVLHQASQLYAFIYVPNKTELQFNSWKLYEPLLEFRRQGLTLDSDSTWRSTSVNDNFQLCGTYPRILVVPAMISDALLKHASKYRSQNRIPVLTYYYKKTGASIIRSAQPLPGLTQQRSIQDEKIVYESFKCAINQTNKNLIVDARPATNAMAQTALGGGTENMDNYSFNNTCTRMFLGIDNIHVMRDTLNFMVENFIVDNDLNLPIDRHSLNISKAANWLKHIRLLLSSADTLTKSIIFNRSNILVHCSDGWDRTAQICSLVQLCLDPYFRTFEGFMVLVEKDWLSFGHRFAERCGHLSSESVFRDNSINRINISNNQPIDNGEYTDVAVSTSELVVRKSSHIKKKTNLKLGSPIFQQFLDCVYQLLIQNPEQFEFNERFLRRLVYHLYSCQYGTFIFDNEKERVFNDAYNTTRSVWDYFRSRTREFTNSSFKPINPQEEEDWILPDLNKVQWWWQLFGRKFDEMIDTNDSASNESNNTASQQTPDDGNSIKIYKITSKLATFSLDIFGKK; this is encoded by the exons ATGGAATATATCAAAGTCGCAAAA GTTAACAACGTTATACTCCATAAAAAAGGGGTATCGATAGAAGGTACGTTGCATCTGACTACACATCATTTGATATTTACTAGTGGGTCTATTTCTAGAGAGTTTTGGGTTTCTTATCCTACTATTGGGactgtttttaaaaataaaggTAGTGCGATTATATCGAAGCATAAGCATGATCTGGATGGTAGTACCAAGCCTTTATATAGAGGGAAAGATATATGGGGGTTTGCAAACGTTAAGATCGTTGGTAAGGATTATACAGTTTTCTCGTTAGATTTCCCTATAGAATCCACGGCGCAGGACGTTTTTGACTCTATTTTACATTTAACTGTTTTACACCAAGCTTCACAACTCTATGCGTTTATAtatgttccaaataaaacagAGTTGCAATTTAATAGTTGGAAGCTTTATGAACCGTTATTGGAATTTAGAAGACAAGGATTAACCTTGGACTCTGATTCAACTTGGCGATCTACTAGCGTTAACGATAATTTCCAATTGTGTGGCACATATCCCCGAATTTTAGTGGTACCTGCTATGATTTCTGATGCTCTTTTAAAGCATGCAAGCAAATATAGATCTCAAAACAGAATACCGGTGTTGACCTATTATTATAAGAAGACAGGGGCCTCAATCATACGATCTGCACAACCCCTTCCTGGATTGACTCAACAAAGGTCGATCCAAGATGAAAAAATTGTTTATGAGTCTTTCAAATGTGCGATAAACCAAACGAATAAGAACCTGATTGTCGATGCAAGGCCTGCCACCAATGCGATGGCCCAAACTGCTTTAGGCGGAGGTACCGAAAATATGGACAATTACAGCTTCAACAATACTTGCACAAGGATGTTTCTTGGCATAGACAATATCCATGTTATGAGAGATACACTAAATTTCATGGTGGAGAACTTCATAGTTGACAATGACTTGAATTTACCTATAGACAGGCACTCGTTAAACATCAGCAAAGCAGCGAATTGGTTAAAGCACATAAGGCTATTACTTTCGTCAGCAGATACATTAACAAAATCTATCATTTTCAATAGATCCAATATTTTAGTCCATTGCTCCGATGGCTGGGATCGTACCGCTCAAATTTGTTCACTTGTCCAGCTTTGCCTAGATCCTTATTTCAGAACTTTTGAAGGTTTCATGGTTCTTGTCGAAAAGGATTGGCTTTCATTTGGACATAGATTTGCAGAAAGATGTGGCCATCTCAGCTCAGAGTCAGTTTTCAGAGACAACTCAATCAATCGTATAAATATCTCGAATAACCAGCCAATAGATAATGGTGAATATACAGATGTTGCTGTATCCACTTCAGAATTAGTGGTAAGGAAATCAAGTcatattaaaaagaagactAATCTAAAACTCGGTTCGCCGATTTTCCAGCAGTTTTTGGACTGCGTATATCAATTACTAATACAAAATCCAGAGCAGTTCGAATTCAACGAACGTTTCTTAAGAAGATTAGTCTATCACCTTTATTCATGCCAATATGGAACGTTCATCTTCGATAACGAAAAGGAAAGAGTATTCAATGATGCATATAATACAACTCGTAGTGTTTGGGACTACTTCCGCTCTAGAACCCGAGAATTTACCAACTCGAGTTTTAAACCCATCAATCCAcaggaagaagaagattggATTTTACCTGACCTTAACAAAGTCCAATGGTGGTGGCAATTGTTTGGCCGTAAGTTTGACGAAATGATTGATACTAATGACTCGGCTTCCAATGAAAGCAACAACACGGCTTCTCAACAAACTCCTGATGATGGTAATAGTATAAAAATTTACAAAATAACCTCTAAGCTTGCTACATTTTCACTAGACATATTTGGCAAGAAATGA